The region TCTCACCCAGCTTGGAATACGGCAACTTGGACTTGAGGAATACGTCCTTCACTTGATCTCCATTCAGTACACCGTTTGTAGGGCCGACCATAGCAAAAATTCGCATGAAACGGGCCTTATCCTCAGGACTGATAAGAGACACGGGGGAGGAGTCAATCGCATTGGACGGCATAAGAACGTTCTCGTGCACTGGCGGCTCACCAGGAATGTGTACTGCCTGCTCATTCACACTTTCGCCACGCTGGGCTCGTGCCGTCAAGCGCATAGCTACTGCAAAAGAATTGAATGTCAGAAATCCATTGTTCCCGCTGTCGGCTATGGACCAAATCTGGCCAAGCGTAAGCGTAGGTAGCTTAAATCCTTCAAAGAACTTGACAGCCGCATCGCCAGTAACGACCCCAGCGTTCGTCGAGTCCGCCATTGAGTACAGCTGCGCAAACGATTGACGCTCCGCTGGTGTCAAATTCAGCGCGGATGCAACCATGTTGCTCATTGTATAAGTACACGCCAGCACAACAGGGAAGGCAACAAGACAAGGTTAAGTGGCCGCCAACGGCGGCCCGTGTTCTAAATGACCAGCCTCCACGTGGTTTATCACGCGCCTGTCAAATGTTCATGTCGACTTTCTTCAAACCAACTTCTATGATGCAGCTACATCTTCCTCGTGGGGGTCGTAGTCAGCGTCATGATGTCCAGACCAGCTACAATGTCGCTTAGCCTGGGCATTTTACCAGCTTTCATTAATGACAATGCCTGGACCATCATAGGGTCTCTCCACATGCTGAAAGTTAGTCAAGCATCCTGCATTCATACGCACGTTGCTACACCGATAACTCGATCATCCTTAGCATAATAGGCAATAAACTCAGCTTCATCAGGCTCACCATCCACGTGCATCTGGTTGTAGCCTAGACTTACACCAGCATATCGCAGCGGCGAAGTTAGACCTGACCAGAACACAGGAATATGGCGATGAGGATGCAATCGACCAGAGGCAATGGTCCGCCCAATGTCGCGTCCATGGTTGCAAGCCACATTCCAATGCTCAATACGCACAACGCCATTGTCCCAAGGGTAAGCTGCAATGTCGCCACCGGCAAACACGTTCTGCAGGCCCACCACGCGTAGCGCCGCGTCCACTTCCACAGATCCGTCTGGCCGCAACGCAGGGAACGACGGCGAATTCCGCAGAAAATCAGTCGCTGGTTTGGCACCCGTGGACATCAAAACCACATCTGCTGCAAGGAACAGCTCCGGAGAGCCCCGCGCGCGTGGTTGCACAGTCACACCACGCACACTATTATTCATATCTGTTTCAATTCGAACCAGGTCAACCGCGTTGAGAAATCGTAGAGGTCGCTCATTCATAATAGCGGTTTGCAAACCGCCGCCAACACTTCGACCCAATGGTCCCTCGAGAGGCACATGTGTTTGCCCTAGTAATGTGACCTTTGCATGCTTTGCCAGAGCGATGCCCATTTCCAGACCAATGAAACCAGTGCCAATAATGACGAGCTGAGGCGATGGGTGCTTCCTCAATGACTCTGTCAAAGCCTTTGCATCCGAATGCGTTCGAAGCACGTAAACACCTTTAGCATTAGCACCCTCGATGGGTAAGCGACGCGGGACTGAGCCTGTGGCCAGAACTAAATTGTCATAAAGAATGGTATTCCCCCCTCGGATACTTAGACGCTTCATCTTTGTATCAATATCATAAACGTAGCTTGAAAGGCGCAAATCTACATTAAGTGTTTCGCGCCAAAAAAACTCATCCCTCACAAGAGCATGCTTTAGCTCAGGAGCGTACGCCTTGCTAAGCTTTGTTCGGTCAATGGTGGGATAGGGCTCAGCAGTAAGGACAGTTATAGAACCTTTGTATCCGTTCCTCCGCATCTCCTGGACTGCATGAAGCGTCACAGCACCACCTCCCACAAACACAGTATGAAGTCCGCTCTTATTTTCGTGTGTTTCTTTCTTGCATGATTCCCAGGGCGACCGTTTCAGCGCTTCGTAATCCACCAAAATGTACACTTTATCATCATTGTCCCGCTGTACTTCGAAGGTCTTTAAAGGTTCAAGCGCGGGCGCATCTTCAATATCTCCTGTTGTCACTTTAAAGCATGCACCATGGAATGGACAGTAGAGGCGCCCTTCACTTGTTAATATACCCTTGCTCAATGCCAAGCCGTAATGTGTACACTTCGACGTAGTCGCATAGTACGTTCCGTGCACATTTGCTACTAATGCATTCACCGGCGGATCCAAAGCACCATCCAAAGGAACTTCGGTGATCGATCCGACAGGCATATCACATGCTAACCCCACAAAGATACGCTCTTTTCTCTGATCAGACATGCTTTTATGGCTCAATTGACCAGTGAACAAGAGAGGTCCGTGCTGAATTGACGCCGGTTTGTAACATAATCCAGCGTCAAGCCAGCGGTCGATTACGCTACACCACGTGGTTTACCTACTTTGAGCCACTATACATTTGGGCAAGTTTTATGACGCATCGGTGTCCATCGCCTCGGTGGTTGCCGTGGCGTCAGGTGTAGTGTTATCTAGACCGAGCACATCTAATGTTAAAGGGCGGAGATGCGTACCTTCTTTTACGATCATGTTGTAAATTTCTTCCTTGGTGAAAGCAGTTGTACCACGAGCAAACTTATACGACTGCTCCTTTTGTGCGCGTTCATTCGGCTTTCGGTAATTACGCAGCATCTTTGTCTCTTTTTCGCGAATAACACAGACATCAACATTAGAACCAGAACCCAGATCGTTGAAGATGCCGGATTCAATAGCAGCCACCACTAGATCAATAGCCTCTTGTTCCTGACGTTAGCCCATTAACTGTTGTATAATCACATACCTGCATATCTGGTTTCCATGCACTTTCAAACACCGACATGGCCGCCAAGGAACCTGATCCCATAGTAACGTAAGGGAGCTTGTCTGTCGATCCATGCGGGGCAATCGTGAAAAGTTGCGGGCCTGTCGAATCGTATCCTCCCAAGACAAGAGCAGCACCGATATATCCTTGATATTGAAAAAGGCGCTGCTTGAGCATGGTTAATGCAGCTAGAACACGCGGACGCTTGCGAGTATGAAGCGCATGAAGCTGCATGTTGCTGGAAATCATGTTGGTAACAAATTCCGTGTCTGCGGCAGTACCTGCACCGCAGCAACGAATACTATCCGTGATATAGTGGATTTTTTCACAATTCTTGTCTGCGACGATCGGCCCTTCTGTCGCTCGCGTATCAGCGCCCAGTACTACGCCATCTTTGTAGATCAATCCGACAATTGTCGTACCCGTGCTCGTTGCACGCGGGATCGAATGACCTTGAGTACCAAGAGCATGGTTTCGAAGATGTCCCGAAAAATCAAAACCGCTACCGCGATGCTCACTCATATCGACACTAGCCTTGATCTTGCGAGACGACGTTGCTACATCTcatcgacgcgcggccCCTTTAAATCACGTGACGCAACACCCACACATCCGTGCGTCTCGTTGGTGTTGGTTTGTTGCGCCTCCCCCGACATGAGCGCCGATGTCGAGCTATTCAGCACATCAATTCTAGGAAATCCAGTTACGAGATCAAGGCATGATAGATATGTTACTGTGCTGAAAGCATTCAAGGTATGTTAATGGAAGTTCTTATGTTAGATACCTTTCGTGTGTTACGATCTTGCTTCAGATGAGTGCGCCAAGAAGCGATGGCGCAGTAAGGTATGTTCATGCTAGCCATTAATCCTAGTCAAAAAACCCACAAATCCCAGGTATTTTAGTACAAAATGAATGGAGAGGCACATACGATGAATTCGAAGAGGCAGTCGAACTAGGGGATTTGGATGCGTTTTTGAGAATCGATCCAAATGTGCGCTCGGCTTCTTCGGTTCCTTCGCAGCCAAAAATTTCCTTACAATCCGATACTCGGGATGGTAAATCTGGATCGACACAAATACCAACATATACTACGTCAGCTAATGAACGACGTGTTCTACaggacgatgacgatgTGCTGTCTTTCCTTCCTCAAGGCACTACCGTAACCGATGCCGAGGTGGATGCGTTACTGAAGGAGCTAGAAAAACCTCTCCCAAGAACAACAAAGCGCTCATATTTTCCATCAAGTCGTGCCAGGAATGACCCTCTTCCGCTACCCACTATGCCCAAAGACCGTCCTCAAGCTCCTGGTGAGCCCGCTAAATATGACCCTGACGCGATGCTGTCTAGAAACCTTGTTTCAGAAGCTGCTAAAGCTATTGGTGTATCTCCCACTCCACGGAAGTTTGCGCCTCGTATGCGACTCAATAAGCGTTCCACCGAAGAGATTATGAAGgagcgtcgcgctcgtTTAGAAAAAACTGAGAATGATCGTAAAAATGATGAGTTATTCGATACCCTGGGTCTCTCAAATATGAAGATATCAGACGAAGAAGCTGAGGCTTTTCTTACAAAAGGCATCATTCCTTCACCACAAAAGCAAACGCGTTCATCTCATGGCGGAAACGCAAACGACCATTTTGGCGGAGATGAATCACTTCAGGACAAAAATACTCACGCTTTTGTTCAAAACAAAAATGTATCAGCAGCCCTTGAAGATCCTGCTTTGAAAGAACCTCTTGCTGTGGAACAAGGCATAGATGGTAGTACTTTCGGTTTAAATACCGAACCTGAAACCCTTGAAGAATCCAAGCTTTTGTCTCCTGATATAAACAAATTTGAGGAAGCTCAAATTGAAAGTAACGCTAGAGGATCAGGACAAGAAACGTCGCATGAAGACGGCAGTCAGGCAGCTGCAAAATCAAAGATGGAACTTGTTGAGGAAAAAGACAACAAACTTGACTCCAGGGAAACATTGACAGATGATCATGAATTCGCGCCAATAGAGGCTACGATTCCAAATAATTCACCTAAAGAAGCACAACCCCGTGAAGAAGCTAAAAGTCAACTTGTTGAAGAGCTAGAAGCCTTGAACGAAGCAAACATGCGTGACAGCTCATTTGTCTCTGAAGTATCATTATGCGACAAAAAAGATAACATGGACGTGTCATCAAAAAATGAAGTACCTGCTAACTCATGTGAGAATGATACTCTGGACGCAGAACAAACAATGTCTGTGCCTTTTCTAGATGGGTCAAGTTCACCAGAAACTGATTCCACGAAATTAAATCAATCTGCGTCAATGTCTGATGAGAACAGGAAAGATCCTGGATCATTATCTCCGTACATAAAAGAAGAAAGTGCGGATCTAGTTCCTGAATCAAACTTACATGATGATACTGAATTATCTGGATCAACGAAAGAGGCAGCCCTTTTTGCCGAAGATGCAAATGAACAAGAATATCATAACGATGAAA is a window of Malassezia restricta chromosome III, complete sequence DNA encoding:
- a CDS encoding oxidoreductase, producing MSDQRKERIFVGLACDMPVGSITEVPLDGALDPPVNALVANVHGTYYATTSKCTHYGLALSKGILTSEGRLYCPFHGACFKVTTGDIEDAPALEPLKTFEVQRDNDDKVYILVDYEALKRSPWESCKKETHENKSGLHTVFVGGGAVTLHAVQEMRRNGYKGSITVLTAEPYPTIDRTKLSKAYAPELKHALVRDEFFWRETLNVDLRLSSYVYDIDTKMKRLSIRGGNTILYDNLVLATGSVPRRLPIEGANAKGVYVLRTHSDAKALTESLRKHPSPQLVIIGTGFIGLEMGIALAKHAKVTLLGQTHVPLEGPLGRSVGGGLQTAIMNERPLRFLNAVDLVRIETDMNNSVRGVTVQPRARGSPELFLAADVVLMSTGAKPATDFLRNSPSFPALRPDGSVEVDAALRVVGLQNVFAGGDIAAYPWDNGVVRIEHWNVACNHGRDIGRTIASGRLHPHRHIPVFWSGLTSPLRYAGVSLGYNQMHVDGEPDEAEFIAYYAKDDRVIGVATMWRDPMMVQALSLMKAGKMPRLSDIVAGLDIMTLTTTPTRKM
- a CDS encoding 20S proteasome subunit beta 2 codes for the protein MSEHRGSGFDFSGHLRNHALGTQGHSIPRATSTGTTIVGLIYKDGVVLGADTRATEGPIVADKNCEKIHYITDSIRCCGAGTAADTEFVTNMISSNMQLHALHTRKRPRVLAALTMLKQRLFQYQGYIGAALVLGGYDSTGPQLFTIAPHGSTDKLPYVTMGSGSLAAMSVFESAWKPDMQEQEAIDLVVAAIESGIFNDLGSGSNVDVCVIREKETKMLRNYRKPNERAQKEQSYKFARGTTAFTKEEIYNMIVKEDVLGLDNTTPDATATTEAMDTDAS